The genomic DNA TTCAATTAACCTGGGGCCAAATCTTGTGCTGAAAGATGTGAAGTAAACCATACCAGTCACCGGATCTACATCTAAACCGTCAAGAAACCGGAAAGGAATCCCGGCTGCGCTATCGGCTAGGCGTTTGGCTAGGCCACCGCGGTGTGAAACCACGTACAAACCCAAGTATGCATCAGCTATGTATAAATCTCCGGTTTTCTCATTGAAAGCTAAACCGACCGGTCTACCACAAATGTTACCAAGAAAAGTCCCAATAGCTTTCTCACATAGTGACTTGTTCCTGTAAATTAGAACAATTGAGTTATTATTACTAGCAATATGTGTATGCGTTGTATATAAAATACTGAATAGAAAAACATACGCGATTGgtaaaatataagcaaactCTATAAAGCCAAGTGTTGGTCCTTGGTATTTCAGGATCTTGCCTCCGGAGACTCCGGTATAAGGTCCTCCACCCTGAGAATCGAATGCGAAAGCTTCGGGTCCGGTGATTTGAGGTGGCAGCGGAATCTTCTGGAAGGTTTGGAGAGCGGAGACAAGGTAATGAGATGAGAAGAGAATTAGCAAACAGCAGAAGATGAAGACTCTTTGTGTTTGCAACATTCTGTTTCGTTGATGCATCACATGAAACATAGTAATACTAATATCAGGGATTTTTATACACGCATATGGGTTTGATTAAATCTCAACCGATTGGTTGATGGTGGTTAACGACTAGTTCTTGATTAGTTTAGATACTCTTTTGACTTGAGTCACaagatttttgtcttttctctatGATATCCACTATTTAAATTAGCAATTCGTTGTTTGTAAGGAAATTGCGTCTatttctttgtctctttctcaCGTGAACCCGACCAACTTTCCAGCTAATCtaaatataagaaagaaaaaagtcgtttttaatgttattttcctTTAAACCTATTTCTTAAACAACTGTTCACACTGTCATACTAGAAATTTGTAATCATCTTTTATGACATCTTTGACTCTTTGTATTCGTTAACTTCGCTAACCAAAGTATCCCCAAACTTGTCTTTTAGGGGAATGGTCTGAAGCAATGTAACCGAAGATCATAACATGATCGACCTCCTTCCGCCGGCACTGCGAGTTTCTGAAAAGACTTAGAAAACCGCcgaagaaaagagaaaccaGGGAGACAAACGAAGTCATAATGTTTCGTGGTTGTGTTTTTGTTACCAGTCTCTTATTATTACAATGAGTCCTCTAATCcgtatttatacatttttttttaagggacATCCGTATGTATACTTCTAGATTTGattttagtatgtttttttaaacgtcttttttttttttttttaaattgtattcaTACTATTCAAGTATATCCAAAGTTGATCCAAACAAATGTATTATTGTAGatgaaaaaattaaactaatattaagtaatttgcatatatatatatatatatatatatatatatataacggaATACACCTAAGTTATGTTAATTTTAAGATTGATTAGAAATAGACTGATGAAAAAGGCGCAGttgattaatattaaaaaaaaaaatgtttcgtCTATTTACTCTGCATGTGAATGAAGTAGCGGAAGTGCCGAGTCGTCCGATTGACCATGCAGAAATAAAGATTATTACTGTTATTTTtcgataaagaatatatttatttgatattgaATTGTGTATTTAACAAACGtaacatgtatatatgttttttatccaaaaattttataagattttttcaaataaaatgaattgTGAACATTTCTTTTGTAGGTAGTTGGCCTATACATGAATGATCCAAACGTGATgcacaaaacaacaatttttttaatataaaaactactttatttcttgaaatttgtaaccatcttttttaaaaattaactttatttGAACAGAATCAATATATTGACGTACATTATTGATCTGTTGATAAGTTTGAAGGtaagaactcttctctctttatctcttttcaATCCACAATACAATCTCAACCCTAATTGATAAGCttggagttacagttctccaATCTCATCATCTAAGAACAGAGATACAGTTCTGATCTAACAAACAACATTAATGTGATCACGCATGATGCCTCTATGTTTCAACTCTATTTCTATTTATACCATTCTTCTCATGCTTCTCTTTAAATCTGCACATGTGCCTCTCACATGTGCACACCTATCAATACTCTCCCCTTTTAAaacagcttgtcctcaagctgtGAAGTAGCACTTGTAGTGACGATGGAAACCAATGACGAAAATCACTGATACCATGGTAGAGCTTCTGCACACACCTTGATCCTCCACACTGTAGTGTCCCCGTTTAGTTCCAGGCCTTGAGCcttattttagaagatttacacTCTGGTTCTAGCATTGATCTATTGAGAACTCAACAAAACGGGATATTAGAAGTTTTAAGTGTCTCAGAAGTGGCGGATTACTACAAGGAGTCAGTAAGTATGATGGCAAAATCTTTTGTATATCATATATTCGATAAGGTGTTTCTTAAAAGGCACAGTTTACAAAAGAAGCTGCAAAAAGAAGAGGGTTCAAGAACCTACAAGCACAAATGGAAATCTAAGGAACTACAAGCAGTCCTGATAATTGGGAGTGATTCACGTGGAAGTGATGTTACATATGGCACCGGCTCTACTGAAACTGTAGACAAGAGAGACTGTTTTTTAGTGTGGCATCgctggagaaagaagaaactgcaGAAGATTAACTTGGAACTATGGCTGTTGCACACTTTTCTTCACCATATTATACAAAGTTACACAAACTGGATCTGTTTTATATGGGGACAACAGAGGCTCAGACTTTCCCAGGGCCTGGAACTAAACGGTGACACTACCATGGCCTCAGCGATTGCCGTCATTGGTTTCTATTGTCACTAACACTTGCTACTACacagcttgaggacaagcaataATTTTCAACTCTGCATTTCATGGAGCAGATCAATATATCTCAGTTCTGGCCAACTTTGagagtttcttctttaatttgttatCACATGAGTAGAAATTTACAGTGGGATGTTGATAGTGATGAACTTGAGCCAGCCGGACAAAAGAGGAGTCATGGTTACTCGATTTGGGAAATtcataaaatacaaaaaggGAAGTGTGTTATCGGGAGCATGTTTTCATTTATATTGGGCATGCCTTCTTATTCTTCTGTGTGGCATTGTTGGCAAATTAAAGAACTGCAACATGAAGAGTACAACAGTGGTATTACATACAAGACTGCTATTGCGTGTTTTTGGGTGTTGAAACAGCGGACAGGAGTGACTAATGTGCagaagcttgaggacaagctttcTTCGAAGGGAGTGGTATTGATAAGCCGTATAACGTCTACACTAGAAGGAAGTCACGTGTTCCTGCATCTTGAAGGAGGAAGAATCACGTGACTAATCTGTTGTATATAAGCTTTGTTAGCCATTTTGTAGAGTTTATGCATTGTTTGTTGTATGTTGAGTGACGTATGTGTCGCTTAGGGAGATAGAGTTGATGTATCGGTGATGTGCCGGTGACTCTATTCTTTGTAACAGTGCATCGGAAGTAATAGATAAGAGTTTACACATTGAATCTTATCATCCGTCAAGATTTTATTTCGACACAATCACTATTTCTAAAACCCAAACTAATGtcacactttaaaccttaagaATCCCGGCGAAAGGACCAAACAGAGCGCCGATAtaa from Camelina sativa cultivar DH55 chromosome 7, Cs, whole genome shotgun sequence includes the following:
- the LOC104702104 gene encoding protein STRICTOSIDINE SYNTHASE-LIKE 11-like, with the translated sequence MFHVMHQRNRMLQTQRVFIFCCLLILFSSHYLVSALQTFQKIPLPPQITGPEAFAFDSQGGGPYTGVSGGKILKYQGPTLGFIEFAYILPIANKSLCEKAIGTFLGNICGRPVGLAFNEKTGDLYIADAYLGLYVVSHRGGLAKRLADSAAGIPFRFLDGLDVDPVTGMVYFTSFSTRFGPSELVLAVAVKDTSGRLFRYDPKTKTVTVLLSGLSGSAGCAVSSDGGFVLVGEFLRNRILRYWIKGPKANTFEIFVPSIPGPDNIRRTEGGDFWVASNSVKLIVVPTEPSAVKISSDGEILRHMPLGEYYRDTLVSEVNEYKNVVYLGTLTTTFVGNL